The genomic segment GTTCCGAACGCAGGCCCTTCTTTTCGCGCAAGGTATCCAGAACGCCCTGCTGGGAGGCCGAAGCCAAGGGCGCGGTCAGCACGGTGATTTCCCAATCCGGTTTCGCTTTTGGCAGGAAGGGCAATTCGCGCGCGAAATCATCCAACAAGGTGCGGATGGTACCCACGCCATTCTCGTACTGGCTGAAGTCGCCGTAGAACTCGGCGGGCGGGACCTCTTTCCCCGCCAGGATATAAATCTCGTCCGAAGGGAAGATGAACATCTCGCCGGATTCGGCCTGGGCCTCGCGCCCGTGGCGTTCCACGCGTTCCAGGATGTCGAGGGCGTCCTCCCGGGTGCAGAGTCGCAGGTCGGGAAGGTTCTTCCGGTGCGCCGTGAGGCCGATGGGAACCACGGAGATGGAAAGCAGATCGGGATAAAAGGGGCGCAGCTCGGCGAGGGATCGTTCCAGGTATTCTTTATCGTTCCAGCCGGGAATGATGACCATCTGGGTGTGGAAGGCGATGCCGTGGTCCCGCATCCACTTGAGACGATCCATCACCGGCTCCAGCTTGTCGTTTTTGAGCAGGGCCGCGCGCATCTTGGGTTCGGTGCAGTGCACCGAAACGTAGATGGGCGAAAGCTTTTGCTCGAGCACCCGTTGCCAATCGGCTTCCTTCATGTTGGAGAGCGTGGTGAAGTGGCCGTCGAGGAAGGAGTAGCGGTAATCCTCGTCCTTGACGTAGAGGGACTTGCGCATCCCCTTCGGGGTCTGGTGCACGAAACAGAACACGCAATTGTTCTTGCAGAGGTGGATCTTCATCACCTCGGGTTCGATGCCCAGCACCTGGCCGGCGTCCCTCTCGACGGCGACGTTCATCAGCTGCTCGCCGCGCATGATCTCCAGCTCCAGGATATCGCCGCTGCGATGGAACTCGAAGTCCAGGCGATCGCGGACCTCTTCATCATTGATGCGCAGGATCTTATCCCCGGGCAGGATGCCCGCGCGTTCGGCGTCGGAATCGGCCTCGACGGCGGCGACCTTAATCATGGATGCTTAATCCTGCACAGGGTTGGCGGAGGGGGTGCATTGCCCGGGCGGATCTTCGGCCCGGCCGGTGCAGTAATTTAAACAATATCCGGATGATTTTGCCATCCGCATTCAGTCCCTTTGGTTTTTTTGGTTATCCTTTACGGACCATCCACAGGCCTTCCCCGTGACTTTATCCCTTCTTTCTTTCCTGAATCGCCGTCCCAAGCGCATCGTGCTGGATTTGCGCCCCCTGCAATGCGGATACGCCGGCAAGGGTATCGGCCGCTACACCTACGAATGCGCCCGCCGGATCCAGGCCGCCGCCGGGCGCGAAGCCGCCATGGCGCGCCCGCGCTTCCGGGTCGCCTCCCTGGTACGCGCCGATCGGGAAAACCCTTTCCCGGACATCCCGGTCCTGATCTCCGCGCCGGCTTCCCGCCGCCCCTGGCTATGGGATCAGTCCAGCCTGCCCTTCCATCTCCTGCGCCACCGCGTGAACGTTTTCCATAACTTCGCCGCCTTAGGGCCGCTCCCCGAGGTTTCCTTCCCCGTCCTCTACGGCTTTCGCGCCTTGGCCACCCTCTACGATTGGCACATGTTCGCCGCCGACGCTCCGGACATCGATCGTCATTACCGCGAGACCCTGCGCATCCGCATCCAGAAAAAAGGCCTGCCCAAGGCGCGCCGCGCCGTCGCCATCTCCGAGCAAACCAAGGTCGACTCCATCCTCTTCGGCGCCCTCAACGCCGACCGCATCCACGTCATCCCTTTAGGGGGAGACCATCTGGACGCGGTCGAACCCGCCGCCTGGGGCATGGAGAACTTCGTACTTACCGTGGGCGACACCCCCACCAAGAACCTGCCCCTGGCCTACGCGGCCCTCGCCGCCCTGCGCGCCCGCTACGTGCATCTGAACTGGGTCATCGTCGGATCCCGCGCCAACGTCGAGGCCCGCCTGGCCCAGGCCGCGCCTTCGCCCCTGCCTCCCTGGATCACCATCGTCGAAAACCCTTCGGACGCCACCCTCAAAGCCTGTTACCAGAACGCTCTCTGCCTCGTCTTCCCGTCCACGCGCGAAGGCTTCGGCATCCCCGTCCTGGAGGCCATGCGCCTGGGCTGCCCCGCCCTGGTCCCCGACATCGAACCCCTCAGGTCCCTCCGCGGTTACGTCCCCGCCCTGTTACCCCCTGCCGATCCGGCCCCCTGGTCCGAAGCCATCCGCCGCCTCCTCTCCTTCCCCGCCGAACGCCAAGCCCACATCGCCGACGGCAAGGAACGCGCGAAAGCCTACACCTGGGACAAAACCGCCGAAGCGTTGATAAACCTCTACCTGGAATAACCGGAGGGGAGGGTCGATCCTCCTAAGATCCGCTAGTCCATCGCACCCCCTCCCCAAACCCCAATCGCGCAAAGCGCGCGGCTTTAAACCCCAGTCGCACCAATCTTCTCTTCTTCTCCTCTTAGAATGACTGCCCTCTTTCCCAGACCAACCCCCAGATCCGAAGGGAAGAGGCTCCCCTTCTCAAAACCGCGAGCGTGCCCCAGATGCGACGCAGGCCGAGGAAGCGTGCTGGAGCACGCTGACGAGGCCAAGGAAGCAGATGGGGTGCGATCGCGGTTTCCCGAAGGGCAAAATGGATAGGCCCCGTGAATGCGGGGCCTATCCATTTTGTGAGAAGGGGGGCCACCCGAGCGACCCTGGATGGCCCCCCCGGTGCGCAGAGGCGGATTTGCGGTCCCGCCAACCCCCATTGAAGAGGGGTGCCCGGCGCCCGTGGCGAAAGTCAGGCGCCTGTGCGCACGTTCCGGCGCTCCGGCAGGGTCCCGCAAAAGCGGCTTCCTGCCTTCGCGCGTCTCATTAAGTAAAAATTATGCGATATCCGGGTCGAGGGCAAAGCCCGTCAAACCCTGCGGTTTACGGGAGGGCGGTTTCCTTAAGCCAGGACCGTCCGGATTTTTTCCAGCAGGTCTTGTTGGCGGAAAGGCTTTTGCAAGAAGGTGGCGACCCGGTTCTCCACTTCCCATCTCACCATTTCGTCTTCCACGAAACCGGAGATGTAAAGCACCTTGATCTCCACGCGCATCAGGCGCAGGCATTGCGCCAATTGGAAACCCGTCATGAACGGATCCATCTTCACGTCGGTTACCAGCAGATCGATATCGTCCTTGTAGGCCGCGCTGAGGTCCAGAGCCTCGTCGCTATGGCGGGCCTGCAGCACCCGGTAGCCTTCCCCCTCCAGGATGCCGGCGACCAAATGCAGAATGGCCTGGTCGTCGTCAACCACCATTACGGTCGTCTGGGAAGGGGATTTGGACATGGCCATGCGCTCCTGGTGTGGAAATAGCTACGACATCCGTTCCTGTAAAGCGGAATGTCCCCGGGAAATCTCCGCGGGGAAATTAACTTTGGGTCCGGACCGGCCCGGGTGGCGGAACCGGTAGACGCTGAGGACTTAAAATCCTTTGGCCGTAAGGCCGTACGAGTTCAAGTCTCGTCCCGGGCAGGTCCGGCTCCGGGGGGTCGTTGCAGGGTTCATGAGATCCCTTCATTCCCTGAAGATCAGTGCCGCGTAGAGATACGCGAGCCATTCGTCGGTGACCCTCCGGACGCCATCGCTCGAAGTCCACCAACGATCGGGATCATAATCGACGTCACGGGGGG from the Fibrobacterota bacterium genome contains:
- a CDS encoding DUF512 domain-containing protein, which translates into the protein MIKVAAVEADSDAERAGILPGDKILRINDEEVRDRLDFEFHRSGDILELEIMRGEQLMNVAVERDAGQVLGIEPEVMKIHLCKNNCVFCFVHQTPKGMRKSLYVKDEDYRYSFLDGHFTTLSNMKEADWQRVLEQKLSPIYVSVHCTEPKMRAALLKNDKLEPVMDRLKWMRDHGIAFHTQMVIIPGWNDKEYLERSLAELRPFYPDLLSISVVPIGLTAHRKNLPDLRLCTREDALDILERVERHGREAQAESGEMFIFPSDEIYILAGKEVPPAEFYGDFSQYENGVGTIRTLLDDFARELPFLPKAKPDWEITVLTAPLASASQQGVLDTLREKKGLRSELLVCENATFGSTVTVTGLLCGKDFALALERSRGKGPVLIPPNSLNRENKFLDDMGPGDLEARFGRKVVIPNGYRDYFPL
- a CDS encoding glycosyltransferase family 4 protein, producing MTLSLLSFLNRRPKRIVLDLRPLQCGYAGKGIGRYTYECARRIQAAAGREAAMARPRFRVASLVRADRENPFPDIPVLISAPASRRPWLWDQSSLPFHLLRHRVNVFHNFAALGPLPEVSFPVLYGFRALATLYDWHMFAADAPDIDRHYRETLRIRIQKKGLPKARRAVAISEQTKVDSILFGALNADRIHVIPLGGDHLDAVEPAAWGMENFVLTVGDTPTKNLPLAYAALAALRARYVHLNWVIVGSRANVEARLAQAAPSPLPPWITIVENPSDATLKACYQNALCLVFPSTREGFGIPVLEAMRLGCPALVPDIEPLRSLRGYVPALLPPADPAPWSEAIRRLLSFPAERQAHIADGKERAKAYTWDKTAEALINLYLE
- a CDS encoding response regulator; amino-acid sequence: MSKSPSQTTVMVVDDDQAILHLVAGILEGEGYRVLQARHSDEALDLSAAYKDDIDLLVTDVKMDPFMTGFQLAQCLRLMRVEIKVLYISGFVEDEMVRWEVENRVATFLQKPFRQQDLLEKIRTVLA